The Rhodoferax sediminis genome has a segment encoding these proteins:
- a CDS encoding SDR family NAD(P)-dependent oxidoreductase, with product MNRHLYIITGASRGMGLAIAEQLLQPGHTLLCIARATNEALAVQARAAGATLVQWSQDLALGFEASTRLQQWLHQQDGASFTSATLINNAGVVPRIGPLSDADAADLAHALRVGLEAPMQLTAAFLHATEHWTAARKVLNISSGLGRRAMASQAAYCAAKAGMDHFTRCVALDEALKPHGAAVCALAPGVIDTDMQVQLRGADATAFPDQHNFATLKANGQLTSPAEAAARVLGYLARPNFGADPVGDVRD from the coding sequence ATGAACCGACATCTTTACATCATCACCGGGGCCTCGCGCGGCATGGGCCTGGCCATCGCAGAGCAACTGCTCCAGCCGGGCCACACCTTGCTGTGCATCGCCCGCGCCACCAACGAGGCGCTGGCCGTCCAGGCCAGGGCCGCGGGCGCCACTCTGGTGCAGTGGTCTCAGGACCTGGCCCTCGGCTTCGAGGCCAGCACACGGCTCCAGCAGTGGCTGCATCAACAAGACGGCGCCTCCTTCACCAGTGCCACCCTGATCAACAATGCCGGAGTCGTGCCGCGTATCGGGCCGCTGAGCGACGCAGACGCCGCCGATCTGGCACATGCCTTGCGCGTTGGGCTGGAGGCGCCCATGCAGCTCACCGCGGCCTTCCTGCATGCCACGGAGCATTGGACGGCCGCCCGCAAGGTGCTGAACATTTCGTCGGGACTGGGGCGCCGTGCCATGGCCTCGCAGGCAGCCTATTGCGCGGCCAAGGCGGGCATGGATCACTTCACCCGCTGCGTGGCCCTGGATGAAGCACTCAAGCCCCATGGTGCGGCCGTCTGCGCGCTGGCCCCCGGCGTGATCGACACCGACATGCAGGTGCAGTTGCGCGGCGCCGATGCAACGGCGTTTCCGGATCAACACAATTTCGCCACCCTGAAGGCCAACGGCCAGTTGACGTCGCCGGCCGAGGCCGCGGCGCGCGTGCTCGGCTATCTTGCCCGCCCCAACTTTGGCGCCGACCCGGTGGGCGACGTGCGCGACTGA
- a CDS encoding universal stress protein: MFKHILVPVDGSPTAALAIDKAVGLAKAFGSTVTAIYVIDPYPFTGVGTDYAYGQAQYLTAATAEANEAIKGAKQTFEAAGITVKTTLVEGHAVYKGILQTAESGGVDLIVMGSHGRRGIEKLMLGSVAQRVVSHAHVPVLVVRS, translated from the coding sequence ATGTTCAAACACATTCTGGTTCCGGTAGATGGATCGCCGACCGCGGCGCTGGCGATCGACAAGGCGGTCGGGCTGGCCAAGGCGTTTGGCAGCACGGTCACGGCCATTTATGTGATTGACCCCTATCCATTTACAGGTGTGGGGACTGATTACGCGTATGGCCAGGCGCAGTATTTGACGGCGGCCACGGCCGAGGCCAACGAGGCGATCAAGGGGGCCAAGCAGACTTTTGAAGCCGCGGGCATCACGGTCAAGACGACGCTGGTCGAGGGACACGCGGTTTACAAGGGCATCCTGCAAACGGCCGAGTCCGGCGGCGTAGACCTCATCGTCATGGGCTCCCATGGCCGGCGCGGCATTGAAAAGCTGATGCTCGGCAGCGTCGCGCAGCGCGTCGTGTCACACGCGCACGTGCCGGTGCTCGTGGTGCGCAGCTGA
- a CDS encoding 2OG-Fe dioxygenase family protein, which produces MSIATLSPLFSSAGELVADLRRQGYAVLSPAGVSELTHCSLASLDALRPSWDRLLPDTYLKDGGRYRRRRHSCFLVEGERVTQVPHRAHWQPLEYNALHGGMRRWFEPMEPQVVAQVCWDRLLCTLSQVFSRLRPEQPGDAQAGVRPWYVEAHQFRIDTTDGIGRPTPEGAHRDGVDYVAVFLVDRSGVKGGETRVFEAAGPHGQRFTLTLPWSLLLLDDARVIHESTPIQPLTDEGHRDTLVLTWRSGGFQGDGV; this is translated from the coding sequence ATGTCCATTGCCACACTCTCCCCTTTATTTTCGTCGGCCGGCGAACTCGTTGCCGATCTGCGCCGGCAAGGTTATGCCGTGCTCAGCCCCGCGGGCGTGAGCGAGCTTACGCACTGCAGCCTTGCTTCGCTCGATGCGCTCCGCCCGAGCTGGGACAGGCTGCTGCCCGACACCTACCTCAAGGACGGGGGTCGCTACCGGCGCCGGCGCCACTCGTGCTTTCTCGTCGAGGGCGAACGGGTCACCCAGGTGCCGCATCGCGCGCACTGGCAGCCGCTCGAGTACAACGCCTTGCACGGCGGCATGCGGCGCTGGTTCGAACCGATGGAGCCGCAGGTTGTTGCGCAGGTGTGCTGGGACCGGTTGTTGTGCACGTTGAGCCAGGTGTTCTCCCGCCTGCGCCCCGAGCAGCCTGGCGATGCCCAAGCCGGCGTGCGGCCCTGGTATGTGGAGGCGCACCAGTTCCGCATCGACACCACCGACGGTATCGGTCGCCCGACGCCCGAGGGGGCGCACCGCGACGGAGTGGATTATGTGGCGGTGTTTCTGGTGGATCGCAGCGGCGTCAAGGGCGGTGAGACACGGGTCTTCGAGGCTGCCGGCCCGCACGGCCAGCGCTTCACGCTGACCTTGCCGTGGTCGCTGCTACTGCTCGATGACGCCCGGGTGATCCACGAGTCCACGCCGATCCAGCCTTTGACCGATGAAGGGCACCGGGACACACTGGTCTTGACCTGGCGCTCTGGCGGCTTCCAGGGTGACGGCGTATAA
- a CDS encoding DUF427 domain-containing protein — MKATWNGAVIAQSDDTVVVEGNHYFPADSLNRDYVTFSNHKTTCAWKGQASYYSLIVDGELNTDAAWYYLDPKPEAEMVRGRVAFWKGVQVTA, encoded by the coding sequence ATGAAAGCAACCTGGAACGGCGCCGTGATAGCGCAGAGCGACGACACGGTCGTGGTGGAAGGCAATCACTATTTCCCGGCGGACTCGCTGAATCGCGACTATGTGACCTTCAGCAACCACAAGACCACCTGCGCCTGGAAAGGCCAGGCGAGCTACTACTCGCTCATAGTGGATGGCGAATTGAACACCGATGCCGCCTGGTACTACCTTGACCCCAAGCCCGAGGCCGAGATGGTGCGTGGCCGGGTCGCGTTCTGGAAGGGTGTGCAGGTCACAGCCTGA
- the egtD gene encoding L-histidine N(alpha)-methyltransferase, translating into MQTGTLSKIQTRLAGGEAAEAFARDLLAGLSSTPRSISPKYFYDAPGSLLFDRICELPEYYPTRVELGLLSGHAREIARQVGPRAEIVEFGAGSLRKVRLLLDAMDRPVRYLPIDISGEHLGAAAQVLRRDYPGLHVQPLVADYTRHMLLPALGEDAGQRVGFFPGSTIGNFTPAEALHFLQMAAQVLRGGALLLGADLVKDPAVLHAAYNDTQGVTAAFNLNLLVRANRELGCNFDLAQFAHSAFYNAPLQRIEMHLVSRRRQQVRVCGRCFEFAEGETLHTENSYKFTLDGLQALARQAGFTPGPAWTDPQKLFSLHWLNAPT; encoded by the coding sequence ATGCAGACCGGCACATTGAGCAAAATCCAGACGCGATTGGCGGGCGGCGAAGCGGCAGAGGCGTTCGCCCGCGACTTGCTGGCGGGGCTGTCGAGCACGCCGCGCAGCATTTCCCCCAAGTACTTCTACGATGCGCCGGGCTCCCTCTTGTTCGACCGCATCTGCGAGCTGCCCGAGTATTACCCCACGCGCGTCGAGCTGGGCCTGCTGTCTGGCCATGCGCGCGAAATTGCGCGGCAGGTGGGACCCCGCGCCGAGATCGTCGAGTTCGGGGCCGGGTCCCTGCGCAAGGTCCGCTTGCTGCTCGACGCCATGGACCGCCCCGTGCGCTATCTGCCCATCGACATATCGGGTGAGCATCTGGGAGCTGCGGCTCAAGTGCTGCGGCGCGACTACCCGGGCCTGCACGTGCAGCCGCTGGTGGCGGATTACACGCGCCACATGCTGTTGCCGGCGCTGGGCGAGGACGCCGGGCAGCGCGTGGGATTTTTCCCGGGCTCCACGATCGGCAATTTCACGCCTGCCGAAGCCCTGCATTTTCTGCAGATGGCGGCGCAGGTGCTGCGCGGCGGCGCCTTGCTGCTGGGGGCCGACCTGGTGAAGGACCCCGCCGTGCTGCATGCCGCCTATAACGATACACAGGGCGTCACCGCCGCGTTCAACCTGAACCTGCTGGTGCGCGCGAACCGCGAGTTGGGGTGCAACTTCGATCTGGCCCAGTTTGCGCACAGTGCCTTTTACAATGCGCCGCTGCAGCGCATCGAGATGCACCTGGTGAGCCGCCGCCGGCAGCAGGTTCGTGTCTGTGGCCGGTGTTTCGAGTTCGCCGAAGGCGAAACACTGCACACCGAAAACTCGTATAAATTTACGCTTGACGGCCTGCAGGCGCTGGCGCGGCAGGCGGGGTTCACACCCGGCCCCGCATGGACCGATCCGCAAAAGCTCTTCAGCCTGCACTGGCTGAACGCACCCACTTAA
- the egtB gene encoding ergothioneine biosynthesis protein EgtB — translation MSPFPSAADSCLEAQGPREAMARRFAQVRAHSLALAEPLSAEDQCIQSMPDASPTKWHLAHGSWFFEAVVLRAHVPDYRPFDERFFYLFNSYYEALGPRHPRPLRGLLTRPPLAQVLAYRAHVDAAVQSFITRGGEPMWQQALPLLTLGLQHEQQHQELMLTDILHALSCNPILPAYAQPALASALRLAPTVVPPLRWLAGPAGTVQIGHDGGGFAFDNETPRHSVLLSPYCMADRLVNCGEYLQFIEDGGYRRPELWLSDGWAAVQANGWSCPPYWLAPDDVRAPARHWQVFGLQGVRALDASAPVSQVSFYEAAAYAEWAGARLPTEFEWEAACAVPGIAQMTGHLWQWTRSSYDPYPGFRPLAGAVGEYNGKFMVGQLVLRGSSSATPAGHARPSYRNFFPPGARWQFSGIRLAKDA, via the coding sequence ATGTCCCCATTTCCGTCGGCCGCCGATTCATGCCTTGAGGCCCAGGGCCCGCGTGAAGCCATGGCGCGGCGGTTTGCCCAGGTACGGGCGCACAGCCTGGCGCTGGCTGAACCCCTGTCGGCCGAAGACCAGTGCATCCAGTCCATGCCCGACGCGAGCCCGACCAAATGGCATCTGGCGCACGGCAGCTGGTTCTTCGAGGCCGTGGTGCTGCGCGCGCATGTGCCCGACTACAGGCCGTTCGACGAGCGTTTTTTCTATCTCTTCAATTCCTATTACGAAGCCCTGGGGCCGCGCCATCCGCGGCCGCTGCGCGGCTTGCTGACCCGCCCGCCCCTGGCGCAGGTGCTGGCCTACCGCGCGCATGTCGACGCCGCCGTGCAAAGCTTCATCACCCGGGGCGGCGAGCCCATGTGGCAGCAGGCGCTGCCCTTGCTCACGCTGGGCCTGCAGCACGAGCAGCAGCACCAGGAGCTGATGCTGACCGACATCCTGCATGCCCTGTCGTGCAATCCGATACTGCCTGCGTATGCACAACCCGCACTGGCGTCCGCCCTGCGGCTTGCGCCCACCGTCGTGCCACCGCTGCGCTGGCTCGCCGGGCCGGCCGGCACCGTGCAGATCGGGCACGATGGCGGCGGTTTTGCGTTCGACAACGAAACCCCGCGCCACAGCGTGCTCTTGTCGCCGTACTGCATGGCGGACCGGCTGGTCAACTGCGGCGAATACCTGCAATTCATCGAGGATGGGGGCTACCGTCGCCCCGAGTTGTGGCTGTCGGACGGCTGGGCGGCAGTGCAGGCGAATGGCTGGAGCTGCCCGCCCTATTGGCTGGCACCCGATGACGTCAGGGCGCCTGCGCGGCACTGGCAGGTGTTCGGCCTGCAGGGCGTGCGTGCGCTCGATGCTTCGGCGCCGGTCAGCCAGGTGAGCTTTTACGAAGCCGCTGCTTATGCCGAATGGGCCGGCGCGCGCTTGCCCACCGAGTTCGAGTGGGAGGCGGCCTGCGCAGTGCCCGGCATCGCGCAAATGACGGGGCATCTCTGGCAATGGACGCGTTCGTCCTACGATCCCTATCCCGGTTTTCGTCCGCTGGCCGGTGCGGTGGGCGAATACAACGGCAAATTCATGGTGGGACAACTGGTGCTGCGCGGCAGCAGCAGCGCGACTCCGGCGGGGCACGCGCGACCCAGCTACCGCAACTTTTTTCCGCCCGGGGCGCGCTGGCAGTTTTCGGGCATTCGTCTGGCGAAGGACGCTTGA